In Chlamydia serpentis, the following are encoded in one genomic region:
- a CDS encoding DUF648 domain-containing protein: MFISSVRPLVFSKASLSFLPYLDKGSGALEKYSNLVNNYLHLGGEKSIVIKGASENTFVCVNRIAPISCLNKTLKILSFLLIIPIILSLFIIIILRIVLFFKYRKQIIRVKEEELTHLLSPSKESLSLPLASPKALKKIHALHALIRSGKTYNELIQEGFSFIKITTHPDRPPSSNQDLGFSYNKLFPGFYFHSLIPISYTSGDERALKYHLDKQQEATARLEKTPSCSIICRSQYFPPLNPQDQGTRFGLVGLVQWKIDLLQE, from the coding sequence ATGTTTATTTCTTCTGTGCGCCCTTTAGTGTTCTCCAAAGCGTCTTTGTCATTTCTTCCTTACTTAGACAAAGGCTCAGGAGCTCTTGAAAAGTATTCTAATCTAGTGAATAACTACCTTCATTTAGGAGGGGAAAAATCTATTGTTATCAAAGGGGCTTCCGAAAACACTTTTGTATGTGTTAATAGAATCGCCCCTATTTCTTGTCTAAACAAAACACTTAAAATTCTTTCCTTTCTTTTAATCATTCCTATAATTCTTAGTCTCTTTATTATAATCATTTTACGTATTGTATTATTCTTCAAATATCGTAAACAGATTATACGTGTGAAAGAAGAGGAACTAACACATCTACTTAGCCCAAGTAAAGAAAGCCTGAGCCTACCTTTAGCATCTCCCAAAGCATTAAAAAAGATCCACGCCCTACATGCATTGATACGGTCTGGTAAAACTTATAATGAACTGATACAAGAAGGTTTTTCTTTTATTAAAATCACTACGCATCCTGATCGCCCCCCGTCATCTAATCAAGATCTTGGATTCTCCTACAATAAACTCTTTCCTGGCTTCTATTTCCATTCTCTCATACCTATTTCCTATACTTCAGGAGATGAACGCGCTCTTAAATACCATCTCGATAAACAACAAGAAGCCACTGCTCGCTTAGAGAAGACTCCCTCCTGTTCCATTATATGTCGATCACAGTACTTCCCCCCCTTAAACCCCCAAGATCAAGGCACAAGATTTGGACTTGTCGGGCTTGTTCAATGGAAAATTGATCTCTTACAGGAGTAA
- a CDS encoding tRNA threonylcarbamoyladenosine biosynthesis protein TsaB → MYFYNYVIIDTSGYHPFLAYVDNKRVIEQWSLPIGPDLGIVLEFLFKNNNLSFQGVAVALGPGNFSATRVGISFARGLAMGQNVPLLGYSSLEGYLLSKNQKKALMLPLGKRGGVLTLSSEISEDGFIQQKRGVGPGTLLSYLEASEYCVAHGYYHVVSPNPQLFASNFSDKITLEQVAPSVEQIRRYVISQLMVVKYSPEMSPDYRSYSCLF, encoded by the coding sequence ATGTACTTCTATAATTATGTTATAATAGATACTTCTGGATATCATCCATTTTTGGCCTATGTGGATAATAAGCGAGTAATTGAGCAGTGGTCTTTACCTATTGGACCAGATCTCGGAATTGTTTTAGAGTTTCTTTTTAAAAATAACAATTTGTCTTTTCAAGGAGTAGCTGTTGCCCTGGGGCCAGGAAATTTTTCTGCAACACGGGTAGGGATTTCTTTTGCTCGAGGTTTGGCTATGGGGCAGAACGTGCCCTTATTAGGGTACAGCTCTTTGGAAGGTTATTTATTATCCAAAAATCAAAAAAAAGCTTTAATGCTTCCTTTGGGGAAGCGGGGAGGAGTGCTGACCTTAAGTTCAGAAATTTCCGAAGATGGCTTTATTCAACAAAAAAGAGGGGTTGGTCCTGGAACCTTGCTTTCTTATCTAGAAGCTTCTGAATATTGCGTGGCTCATGGGTATTATCATGTAGTTTCACCTAACCCACAGCTCTTTGCTAGTAATTTTTCCGATAAGATTACTCTAGAACAAGTAGCGCCTTCTGTAGAACAAATTCGCAGATATGTTATTTCTCAACTTATGGTTGTGAAGTACAGCCCGGAAATGTCTCCCGATTATCGTAGTTACTCCTGTCTTTTTTAA
- the rpsU gene encoding 30S ribosomal protein S21, whose translation MPSVKVRVGEPVDRALRILKKKIDKEGILKAAKSHRFYDKPSVKKRAKSKAAAKYRSR comes from the coding sequence ATGCCCAGTGTTAAAGTTCGAGTTGGAGAGCCAGTAGATCGTGCTCTGCGTATCTTAAAAAAGAAAATAGATAAAGAAGGGATTTTAAAAGCTGCTAAGTCCCATCGCTTTTATGACAAACCTTCTGTCAAAAAACGAGCTAAATCTAAAGCTGCAGCTAAGTATCGCAGTCGTTAA
- the dnaJ gene encoding molecular chaperone DnaJ, protein MDYYSILGVSKTASAEEIKKAYRKLAIKYHPDKNPGDAEAEKHFKEVSEAYEVLSDPQKRDSYDRFGKDGPFSGAGGFSGAGGMGNMEDALRTFMGAFGGEFGGGSFFEGLFGGLGEAFGMRSDPAGARQGASKKVHITLTFEEAARGVEKELVVSGYKACDTCSGLGAANSHGIKSCERCKGSGQVVQSRGFFSMASTCPECGGEGRVITDPCSTCRGQGRVKDKRNVNVHIPAGVDSGMRLKMEGYGDAGQNGAPSGDLYVFIDVEPHPVFERRGDDLVLDLPIGFVDAALGIKKEIPTLLKTEGACRLTIPEGIQSGTILKVRNQGFPNVHGKSRGDLLVRISVETPQNLSEDQKELLRHFASTEKAENFPKKRGFLDKIKGFFSDFTV, encoded by the coding sequence ATGGATTACTATTCAATTTTAGGTGTTTCTAAAACTGCTTCTGCAGAAGAAATTAAAAAAGCCTATCGTAAATTAGCTATTAAATATCATCCAGATAAAAATCCTGGGGATGCTGAAGCTGAAAAACACTTCAAAGAAGTTTCAGAAGCTTATGAAGTGCTTAGCGATCCTCAGAAGCGAGATTCTTACGATCGCTTTGGTAAAGATGGTCCTTTTTCTGGTGCTGGGGGCTTTTCTGGTGCTGGAGGAATGGGCAACATGGAAGATGCGCTACGTACTTTCATGGGGGCATTCGGGGGAGAATTTGGAGGGGGAAGTTTCTTCGAAGGTCTATTTGGAGGGCTTGGTGAAGCTTTCGGAATGCGCTCAGATCCTGCAGGTGCTCGTCAAGGAGCAAGTAAAAAAGTTCATATTACTCTAACTTTTGAAGAAGCTGCCCGTGGTGTTGAGAAAGAACTTGTTGTCTCTGGGTATAAAGCTTGTGACACGTGTTCTGGCTTGGGAGCTGCGAATTCTCATGGAATTAAATCTTGCGAACGCTGCAAAGGTTCCGGACAAGTCGTGCAAAGTCGGGGATTTTTCTCGATGGCATCTACTTGTCCAGAGTGTGGAGGGGAAGGTCGTGTCATCACAGATCCTTGTTCGACATGTCGTGGCCAAGGTAGAGTTAAAGATAAGCGTAATGTTAATGTACATATTCCAGCAGGTGTAGACTCTGGAATGCGTTTGAAGATGGAAGGTTACGGGGATGCAGGACAGAATGGAGCTCCTTCTGGAGATCTATACGTTTTTATTGATGTAGAACCTCATCCAGTGTTTGAACGTCGTGGTGATGATCTAGTTCTCGACCTTCCTATTGGCTTCGTGGATGCTGCTTTAGGTATAAAGAAAGAAATCCCTACTTTATTGAAGACAGAAGGGGCTTGTCGTCTTACTATTCCCGAAGGAATTCAAAGTGGAACAATTTTAAAAGTAAGAAATCAAGGATTTCCTAATGTTCATGGAAAAAGTCGTGGTGATCTTTTAGTTCGAATTTCTGTAGAAACTCCTCAAAATTTGTCTGAAGACCAAAAAGAACTTTTGCGTCATTTTGCTTCTACAGAGAAAGCGGAGAACTTTCCTAAGAAGCGTGGCTTTTTAGATAAAATAAAAGGTTTTTTTTCTGACTTCACTGTATAA
- a CDS encoding alpha-ketoacid dehydrogenase subunit alpha/beta — MEVVQNQVISSIRDVLKLVWQLRFAEHKMLLLSRQSGSGGSFQLSCGGHELAGVLGGKSLIPGKDWSFPYYRDQGFPLGLGCDLSEIFASFLARMTVNHSSGRMMPYHYSHKKLRICCQSSVVGTQFLQAAGRAWAVKHSQANEVVYVSGGDGATSQGEFHEMLNFVSLHQLPLVTVIQNNHWAISVPFEEQCGADLARLGNCYHGLAVYEVSGGEYTSLSETFSLAVNQARHHSQPSLILIDMVRLGSHSNSDNQEKYRSPLELKLCTQKDPLVLLEKDAVDIFGLSSIEVEEIKAEAQEEVQKACQIAEALPFPIKGSTSHEVFSPYTEALIDYENSENAQNLRNSEPKVMRDAIAEALMEEMSRDSGVIVFGEDVAGDKGGVFGVTRNLTEKFGHERCFNSPLAEATIIGTAIGMALDGIHKPVVEIQFADYIWPGINQLFSEASSIYYRSAGEWEVPLVIRAPSGGYIQGGPYHSQSIEAFLAHCPGIKVAYPSNAADAKALLKAAIRDPNPVVFLEHKALYQRRIFSACPVFSSDYVLPFGKAVVVHPGTDLTLVSWGMPLVLSIEVAQELGVRGISIEVIDLRTIVPCDFPTVLKSVEKTGRLLVVHEASEFCGFGSELVATISEQGYTHLDAPVRRLGGLHSPVPYSKILENEVLPQKDSILQAAKSLAEF, encoded by the coding sequence ATGGAAGTAGTACAGAATCAGGTTATTTCTTCTATAAGAGATGTTTTGAAATTGGTTTGGCAATTACGATTTGCTGAACATAAAATGTTGCTTCTCTCTAGACAAAGCGGTTCTGGTGGTTCCTTTCAGCTCTCCTGTGGAGGTCACGAACTTGCTGGTGTCCTTGGTGGTAAAAGTCTTATTCCTGGAAAAGACTGGTCTTTCCCTTATTATCGAGATCAGGGATTTCCTTTAGGTTTAGGCTGCGATCTCTCTGAGATTTTCGCTTCTTTCCTTGCTCGTATGACTGTGAATCACTCTTCCGGAAGAATGATGCCTTATCATTATTCTCATAAAAAGTTGCGTATTTGTTGTCAGTCGAGTGTTGTAGGAACTCAATTTTTACAAGCTGCGGGTCGTGCTTGGGCTGTAAAGCACTCACAAGCAAATGAAGTTGTCTATGTTTCTGGAGGAGATGGCGCTACATCACAAGGCGAATTTCATGAAATGTTAAACTTTGTCTCCTTACACCAACTTCCTCTCGTTACAGTAATTCAAAATAATCATTGGGCGATCTCAGTGCCTTTTGAAGAGCAGTGTGGAGCAGATCTTGCTCGTTTGGGTAATTGTTATCACGGACTAGCTGTTTACGAGGTCAGTGGCGGTGAATATACCTCTCTGTCAGAAACCTTTTCTCTTGCAGTAAATCAAGCACGTCACCACTCTCAGCCTTCTTTGATTTTAATAGATATGGTTCGTCTGGGATCGCATAGCAATTCCGATAACCAAGAAAAATATCGTTCACCTTTGGAACTTAAACTCTGTACTCAGAAGGATCCATTGGTACTTTTAGAGAAAGACGCTGTTGATATCTTTGGTTTATCTTCTATCGAGGTTGAAGAGATCAAGGCTGAAGCTCAGGAAGAAGTGCAAAAAGCTTGTCAGATTGCCGAAGCTCTTCCCTTCCCTATTAAGGGATCAACAAGTCATGAAGTATTTTCTCCTTATACAGAGGCTTTAATCGATTATGAGAATTCAGAAAATGCTCAAAATTTGCGTAACTCCGAACCAAAGGTGATGCGTGATGCTATTGCTGAAGCTCTTATGGAAGAGATGTCTCGGGATTCTGGAGTCATTGTCTTTGGCGAAGATGTTGCCGGAGATAAAGGTGGCGTCTTTGGTGTTACCCGAAATTTGACAGAAAAATTCGGTCATGAACGTTGTTTTAACTCTCCATTAGCTGAGGCGACAATCATAGGTACTGCTATAGGGATGGCATTAGATGGCATTCATAAGCCTGTTGTCGAAATTCAATTTGCAGATTATATTTGGCCAGGCATCAACCAATTGTTTTCGGAGGCCTCTAGCATATACTATCGTTCGGCTGGAGAATGGGAAGTCCCCTTAGTCATAAGAGCCCCTTCAGGGGGGTATATTCAGGGAGGGCCTTATCATTCGCAAAGTATAGAAGCGTTCTTAGCCCATTGTCCTGGAATTAAAGTTGCGTATCCTTCCAATGCTGCTGATGCTAAGGCTTTATTAAAAGCTGCAATTCGAGACCCAAACCCTGTGGTATTTTTAGAGCACAAGGCCCTATACCAAAGGCGGATTTTTAGCGCTTGTCCAGTGTTTTCTAGTGACTATGTTTTGCCTTTCGGTAAAGCGGTCGTTGTGCATCCCGGGACAGATCTTACCTTGGTTTCCTGGGGAATGCCCTTGGTGCTAAGCATAGAAGTCGCTCAGGAATTGGGTGTACGGGGAATTTCTATAGAAGTGATAGATTTACGTACGATAGTTCCTTGTGACTTTCCTACCGTTTTAAAATCAGTAGAGAAAACGGGTAGATTGCTAGTGGTTCACGAGGCTTCAGAGTTTTGTGGATTTGGTAGTGAGCTTGTCGCTACTATCTCAGAACAGGGCTATACTCACTTAGATGCTCCTGTTCGCCGTCTCGGAGGGCTTCACTCTCCTGTTCCTTATTCTAAGATTCTAGAAAATGAAGTTCTCCCACAGAAGGATTCTATTCTGCAAGCTGCTAAGAGTTTAGCAGAATTCTAG
- a CDS encoding ComEC/Rec2 family competence protein, translating into MLNCFQIFSSFSFRYLISSWLIRLRASCEYFQQKHPMFLCGLYWLAATVCRSHPGCSALILIFLGIFLPRNPKQWVPLAIAWIIPLILTFAPFTHKGLVSGTFVIHRKAWQGIYYGEALSIKSPCGKRARYIACQILSESQLEPKKTYQLQGTLHHTSQIVFKSNACCKEIPKSRLFIIKDACEEASKHFLKNAFYSSEVQAFASSLLLGAPLPKNLQDLFRKKGLSHLFAISGWHFSLCASTLWILFGFFPLKIKNILIFILLTSLTVIFPVSPSVWRAWISTSLLCFSSYFSGCCSGLNRLGLGFMLCSIFFSPFSPSFVLSFLATLGILIFFPILYSFLYTPWTLVLSPFWLRPIRYLASTLAISISAQIFIILPIMHFFGKLPLDGLIYNLIIPFTVLPMIFLLLASLIFPFLVPMTEIFVHKFLANPWLQTPNILTTISFPPVAPWILTLISLVVFFFGVLCSKCSPNPLVPTNTYYLIESL; encoded by the coding sequence ATGTTAAACTGTTTTCAGATTTTTTCATCTTTTTCCTTTCGCTATCTCATAAGCTCCTGGCTCATTCGATTACGCGCCTCTTGTGAGTACTTCCAACAAAAGCATCCTATGTTTTTATGTGGACTCTATTGGCTCGCTGCCACAGTATGTCGTAGTCATCCAGGATGCAGCGCTCTTATTCTTATCTTTCTAGGAATATTCCTTCCTCGCAATCCGAAACAATGGGTGCCCTTAGCAATTGCTTGGATCATTCCCCTGATTCTAACTTTTGCACCGTTTACTCATAAAGGTTTAGTATCAGGCACTTTTGTAATTCACCGTAAAGCATGGCAAGGAATCTACTATGGAGAAGCACTTTCTATTAAAAGTCCATGTGGTAAGAGAGCTCGCTACATTGCCTGTCAAATTCTATCAGAGTCTCAATTAGAACCTAAAAAAACTTATCAGCTCCAAGGGACCCTACATCATACATCTCAAATTGTTTTTAAGTCTAATGCTTGCTGCAAAGAAATTCCTAAGTCTAGACTGTTTATTATAAAAGATGCATGTGAAGAAGCTAGCAAACATTTTCTCAAAAATGCCTTTTATTCCAGCGAAGTACAAGCCTTTGCTTCAAGCCTCCTATTAGGAGCTCCTCTTCCCAAAAATCTTCAAGATCTCTTCAGGAAAAAAGGATTATCGCATCTCTTTGCTATCTCAGGCTGGCATTTTTCTTTATGCGCCTCCACTCTTTGGATATTATTCGGATTTTTCCCTCTGAAAATCAAAAACATTCTAATCTTTATTCTACTTACTTCTTTAACAGTTATTTTCCCCGTATCCCCCTCAGTGTGGCGTGCTTGGATCTCGACATCTTTACTTTGCTTTTCTTCGTACTTTTCAGGATGCTGTTCTGGACTCAATCGCTTAGGTCTAGGCTTTATGTTATGTTCTATATTTTTTTCCCCTTTCTCTCCATCTTTTGTCCTAAGCTTCTTAGCCACGTTAGGGATTCTTATTTTTTTCCCTATACTCTATTCCTTTCTCTACACGCCTTGGACACTTGTACTATCGCCATTTTGGTTAAGACCTATCCGTTACTTGGCTTCAACTCTTGCGATTTCAATATCTGCACAAATTTTTATTATCCTTCCTATTATGCACTTTTTCGGTAAACTACCTCTTGACGGTCTCATTTATAACCTAATCATTCCTTTTACGGTCCTTCCTATGATCTTTCTACTCCTTGCTTCACTCATCTTTCCCTTCCTCGTCCCAATGACTGAAATTTTCGTGCATAAATTTCTTGCGAATCCTTGGCTACAAACTCCTAATATTTTGACTACCATTTCTTTCCCACCAGTTGCTCCTTGGATTCTTACACTAATTTCCCTAGTTGTATTTTTCTTTGGAGTCTTATGCTCAAAATGTTCTCCTAACCCCTTAGTTCCAACTAATACTTATTATCTGATCGAAAGCTTATAA
- a CDS encoding HPr family phosphocarrier protein — MNEFISTSSSKNENTDLQDLFEELEATCIVKNAAGIHVRPAGIIVQLFNGEDCDVRFTYAGKTINARSIMSILMLGAPQGGEILVTIRSKEACRILKKIQDAFNSGFGEL, encoded by the coding sequence ATGAATGAGTTTATTAGTACTTCTTCTTCTAAGAACGAGAATACAGATCTACAAGATCTCTTTGAAGAGCTCGAGGCAACTTGTATAGTTAAGAACGCTGCAGGGATTCATGTGCGTCCTGCAGGAATTATTGTTCAACTATTTAATGGAGAAGATTGTGATGTGCGTTTTACCTATGCAGGCAAAACTATAAATGCCAGAAGTATTATGAGTATTCTTATGTTGGGGGCTCCTCAAGGGGGGGAGATTCTTGTGACTATTAGAAGTAAAGAAGCCTGTCGTATTTTAAAGAAGATACAAGATGCTTTTAATTCTGGTTTTGGAGAACTCTAA
- the ptsP gene encoding phosphoenolpyruvate--protein phosphotransferase, whose translation MNISPTVSNEEWRVSATSIVTGMALGKVFFLGTSPLHVRELTLPQEEIEHEIHRYYMALNRSKSDIVALEQEVTGQQGLQEVSSILQAHLEIIKDPLLTEEVVNTIRKDRKNAEYVFSSVMGKIEESLTAVHGMPAVVDRIQDIHDISNRVIGHLCCQHKSSLGECDQNLIIFSEELTPSEVASANSAYIRGFVSLIGAVTSHTAIVSRAKSIPYLANISEELWYLAKQYNGKLVLIDGYRGELIFNPKPATLQSCYNKEPSVIVNPSHKLVKKSIHPVISSHAGSNKDIETLLHHFPGTSIGLFRSEFLALTLGRLPTVQEQADIYEKLVNFPGDSPGVLRLFDFGEDKPCPGINNKKERSIRFLLHYTSVLEDQLKAIAAASKDGPIKILIPGVSDLSEIVEVKRRWDKIQSRNPKEQKVFWGSMIEFPSAVWMTQEIVGECDFLSIGTNDLIQYTLGGSRGSELPNHLNVHLPPAVIRMINYVVQIAKPSNIPVGICGEAAGQLDLTPLFIGLGVKELSVTMPLIHELHNHMARLDMNYCVAMTEELLQAKTCLEVQELLNRKSPALS comes from the coding sequence ATGAATATTTCGCCTACTGTATCTAATGAAGAATGGCGTGTTTCAGCAACGTCTATAGTTACTGGTATGGCCTTAGGCAAGGTATTTTTTCTAGGAACTTCCCCTTTACATGTTCGGGAGCTTACTCTCCCTCAGGAAGAGATTGAACATGAAATCCATCGTTATTACATGGCTTTAAATCGTTCTAAATCTGATATTGTAGCTTTAGAACAAGAAGTTACGGGACAACAAGGTCTTCAAGAGGTTTCCTCTATCTTACAGGCTCATCTAGAGATTATCAAAGATCCCCTCCTTACTGAGGAGGTGGTGAATACAATCCGTAAGGATCGTAAAAATGCAGAATATGTCTTTTCTTCAGTAATGGGTAAAATAGAAGAATCGTTAACAGCAGTACATGGGATGCCTGCTGTTGTAGATCGTATTCAAGATATTCATGATATTTCTAATAGAGTAATTGGCCATTTGTGTTGTCAACATAAGAGTTCTTTAGGAGAGTGCGATCAGAATTTGATCATATTCTCTGAAGAATTGACGCCCTCAGAAGTTGCTAGTGCTAATTCTGCTTATATTCGAGGTTTTGTCTCATTGATAGGTGCGGTCACATCACATACAGCCATAGTCTCGCGGGCTAAGAGCATTCCCTATCTTGCAAATATCTCTGAGGAACTTTGGTATCTTGCAAAGCAATATAATGGTAAGTTGGTCTTAATAGATGGTTACCGCGGAGAATTGATCTTTAATCCTAAGCCAGCAACCTTGCAAAGTTGTTACAATAAAGAACCCTCAGTTATTGTTAATCCCTCACACAAGTTAGTCAAAAAATCAATTCATCCTGTGATCTCTTCGCATGCGGGGAGCAATAAGGATATAGAAACTCTATTGCACCACTTTCCTGGCACATCCATAGGGCTCTTTCGCTCTGAATTTTTAGCGTTGACTTTAGGGCGCCTACCTACAGTACAAGAGCAAGCGGATATTTATGAGAAACTCGTAAATTTTCCTGGAGACTCTCCAGGAGTACTGCGTCTGTTTGATTTTGGTGAAGATAAGCCTTGTCCTGGAATAAACAATAAAAAAGAGCGGTCAATACGATTCTTGCTCCACTATACTTCGGTACTTGAAGATCAGTTGAAAGCTATTGCTGCAGCCTCTAAAGATGGCCCCATAAAGATTTTAATCCCAGGAGTTTCTGATCTTTCTGAGATTGTCGAAGTTAAAAGGAGGTGGGATAAGATTCAAAGCAGAAATCCTAAGGAACAAAAAGTTTTTTGGGGGAGTATGATAGAATTCCCTTCCGCCGTTTGGATGACTCAAGAGATCGTTGGTGAATGTGATTTCCTCTCTATAGGAACTAACGACCTTATCCAATATACTTTGGGAGGCTCAAGAGGATCCGAGCTTCCTAACCATCTAAATGTCCATTTGCCTCCAGCAGTTATCCGTATGATTAATTATGTGGTTCAGATTGCTAAACCAAGTAACATTCCTGTAGGCATCTGTGGAGAGGCAGCTGGGCAGCTGGATCTTACTCCTCTATTTATAGGTTTAGGAGTTAAAGAGCTCTCAGTAACGATGCCTTTAATCCATGAGCTTCATAATCATATGGCTCGCTTAGATATGAATTATTGTGTCGCAATGACTGAAGAGCTTTTGCAAGCTAAGACATGTTTGGAAGTGCAAGAACTTTTAAATAGAAAAAGCCCAGCTTTATCCTAA
- a CDS encoding YbaB/EbfC family nucleoid-associated protein translates to MGSGYAKKKKEAKMMEQQFLEMETSLLEKRYEGKAGNGLVTVVINGKCDLITVKVRPTCLDPEDPEIIEDLFRAAFKSAKEKMDEEMSIMRSTMSF, encoded by the coding sequence ATGGGTAGTGGATATGCTAAGAAAAAAAAAGAAGCTAAGATGATGGAACAGCAGTTCTTAGAAATGGAAACCTCGTTATTAGAAAAGCGTTATGAGGGGAAAGCTGGAAATGGGCTAGTGACCGTTGTAATTAATGGAAAGTGTGATTTAATTACAGTCAAGGTACGCCCTACATGCCTAGATCCTGAAGACCCTGAAATTATTGAAGATTTATTCCGCGCTGCATTTAAATCTGCAAAAGAGAAAATGGATGAAGAGATGTCTATTATGCGTTCAACAATGTCTTTTTAG
- the dnaX gene encoding DNA polymerase III subunit gamma/tau: MTPSPYQTSSRKYRPQIFREILGQSSVVSVLKNALVLNRLAHAYLFSGIRGTGKTTLARILAKALNCTNLGDDGEPCNQCSSCKEISSGSSLDVLEIDAASHRGIEDIRQINETVLFTPVKAKFKIYIIDEVHMLTKEAFNALLKTLEEPPTHIKFFLATTEIQKIPNTILSRCQKMHLQRIPDTTILKKLSLMAQDNHITSSQEALVPIARAAQGSLRDAESLYDYVVSLLPEILSPEAVSKALGFPAEDTIKILETAIRRADYPTALQTVIELLQSGVAPTVLLHDLTVFYRDLLLKNYKNSEIKEVSSYYTIEQLLEIIDFLGESAKHLQNTIFEQTFLETVIIHIIRVYQRPVLSELITSIKNTQFKNLGNIKEVPRQLVPPSEALIPKTIYKEQNFLKQENQSSIGESKIIAVEGKSSSVVKSATIDTLLQFAVVEFSGILKQ; the protein is encoded by the coding sequence ATGACTCCATCCCCATACCAAACGTCTTCCAGAAAATATCGTCCACAAATCTTTCGAGAGATTCTTGGGCAGAGTTCTGTTGTTTCTGTATTAAAAAATGCCTTAGTCCTCAATCGATTGGCTCATGCCTACCTATTTTCTGGAATTCGCGGCACAGGGAAAACCACCTTAGCCCGTATCTTAGCTAAGGCTCTGAACTGCACAAATCTAGGGGATGACGGAGAGCCTTGTAATCAGTGTTCTTCTTGCAAAGAAATCTCTTCTGGATCTTCTTTAGACGTTTTAGAAATAGACGCAGCCTCACATCGAGGTATTGAAGACATCCGTCAAATCAATGAAACAGTGTTATTTACTCCAGTAAAAGCTAAGTTCAAAATTTATATCATAGATGAAGTCCACATGCTTACTAAAGAAGCTTTCAACGCTTTATTGAAAACCTTAGAAGAGCCACCAACACATATAAAATTTTTCTTAGCCACTACAGAAATTCAGAAAATTCCTAATACCATTTTAAGTCGTTGTCAAAAAATGCATCTCCAAAGAATACCTGATACAACTATCTTAAAAAAGCTTTCTCTTATGGCTCAAGATAACCATATTACGTCATCACAAGAGGCACTTGTACCTATCGCACGTGCAGCACAGGGAAGTTTACGTGATGCGGAATCTCTTTATGACTATGTGGTCTCTTTACTTCCTGAAATTTTATCTCCTGAAGCTGTTTCTAAAGCTTTAGGATTTCCTGCTGAAGATACTATAAAAATTTTAGAAACTGCTATCCGGAGGGCAGACTATCCAACAGCTTTACAAACTGTTATTGAATTATTACAGTCAGGGGTAGCGCCTACTGTTCTTCTTCATGATCTTACAGTCTTCTATCGCGATCTTCTTCTTAAAAATTATAAGAATAGCGAAATAAAAGAAGTTTCTTCTTATTATACTATAGAACAACTTTTAGAAATTATAGATTTTCTTGGTGAATCTGCGAAACACTTGCAAAATACAATCTTTGAACAAACATTTTTAGAAACTGTCATTATTCATATTATCCGTGTTTATCAAAGGCCTGTTTTATCAGAACTCATAACCTCGATTAAGAATACGCAGTTTAAGAATCTTGGCAATATCAAAGAAGTTCCTCGTCAACTTGTCCCGCCATCAGAAGCTTTGATACCTAAAACCATCTACAAAGAACAGAATTTTCTAAAACAAGAAAATCAGTCTTCTATTGGGGAAAGTAAAATTATAGCTGTCGAAGGGAAGAGTTCTTCTGTAGTTAAATCTGCAACTATAGATACGTTACTACAATTTGCTGTTGTAGAATTTTCAGGAATTTTAAAACAATAA